In Variovorax paradoxus, a single genomic region encodes these proteins:
- a CDS encoding efflux RND transporter permease subunit, giving the protein MIANFFIHRPVFAWVIAILIMLAGGVAIRTLPVSQYPDIAPPTVVVSANYPGASAQAVENSVTQVLEQQLKGIDGLLYFKSTSSSAGYADISVTFRQGIDPDTAQVQVQNKVSQATSRLPQAVQQQGVTVYKSQNNFLLIVALYDETDRRTDTDVADWMASNLRDPVSRVDGVGSVQAFGAAYAMRIWLDPHRLASYQLMPSDITAAITAQNTQVSVGEIGARPSPAGQQLNATVTALSRLQTPEQFRGIVLKTQADGAVVRLGDVARVEIGNESYAETTRLNGHPAAGAAIMLAPGANALTTAKAVKARIAEMEPSLPPGLRVAYAEDTTRFVKISIQSVLKTLLEAIALVVVVMYLFLQNWRATVIPAITVPVVLLGTFGVLAAFGYSINVLTLFGMVLAIGLLVDDAIVVVENVERVMHEEGLDAKAATIKSMKEITGALIGIALVVSAVFLPMTFFGGSVGVIYRQFSVTIIASMALSVVVAIVLIPALCARFLKPGVPPRTRGFLGAFNRRFDAAQGRYVGLLGRILRKPLRFTAVYAAIVAGMGLLYLGLPGGFLPEEDQGSVMVQVSLPAGATQGRTDAVNRAVEKHFLETEKDTTDTIFTLAGWSYAGSGQHTGMAFVSLKDWSERKDPQKRAQAIVERASAALSKQQRDAEVYGMVPPPIEGLGQSNGFEFWLQDTSGMGADKLVQKREALVRDANKDKRLQSVRANSIANTPQLQVDIDQVKASALRLSLDDVNTTLGIAWGGNYVNDFIDRGRVKRVYVQADAPYRSAPEDMGQWFVRGSTGAMTPFSAFATTRWSQGASQLERYNGLPAVQIQGTAAHGTSSGTAMSAVEAVARKQTGTGHAWSGLSYQERLSGGQAPLLFAVSILVVFLCLAALYESWSVPFSVMLVIPLGVLGAVIAASLRGLSNDIYFQVGLLATIGLSAKNAILIIEFAEAALRRGVPLLDAVAEGARLRLRPILMTSLAFLAGVVPLALATGAGSASQVAIGTGVFGGVLAATALGIFFVPLFYLLVKRLAARWGGSRLGAERAA; this is encoded by the coding sequence GTGATCGCGAATTTCTTCATCCACCGGCCCGTGTTCGCATGGGTCATCGCCATCCTCATCATGCTGGCGGGCGGCGTGGCCATCCGCACGCTGCCGGTGTCGCAGTACCCGGACATCGCGCCGCCCACCGTCGTCGTCTCTGCCAACTACCCCGGCGCGTCGGCGCAGGCGGTGGAGAACAGCGTGACGCAGGTGCTCGAGCAGCAGCTCAAGGGCATCGACGGCCTGCTGTACTTCAAGTCGACCAGCAGTTCGGCCGGCTACGCCGACATCAGCGTCACCTTCCGCCAGGGCATCGACCCCGACACCGCCCAGGTGCAGGTGCAGAACAAGGTCAGCCAGGCCACCAGCCGGCTGCCGCAGGCGGTTCAGCAGCAGGGCGTGACGGTCTACAAGTCGCAGAACAACTTCCTGCTGATCGTGGCGCTCTACGACGAGACCGACCGCCGCACCGACACCGACGTGGCCGACTGGATGGCCAGCAACCTGCGCGACCCGGTGAGCCGCGTCGACGGCGTGGGTTCGGTGCAGGCCTTCGGCGCGGCGTATGCGATGCGCATCTGGCTCGACCCGCACCGGCTGGCGAGCTACCAGCTGATGCCTTCGGACATCACCGCCGCCATCACCGCCCAGAACACGCAGGTGTCGGTCGGAGAGATCGGCGCACGGCCCTCGCCCGCCGGCCAGCAGCTCAACGCGACCGTGACCGCGCTCTCGCGCCTGCAGACGCCCGAGCAGTTCCGCGGCATCGTGCTCAAGACCCAGGCCGACGGCGCCGTGGTGCGGCTGGGCGACGTGGCGCGCGTGGAAATCGGCAACGAGTCTTACGCCGAGACCACGCGCCTGAACGGCCACCCCGCCGCCGGCGCGGCCATCATGCTGGCGCCCGGCGCCAATGCGCTGACCACCGCCAAGGCGGTGAAGGCGCGCATCGCCGAGATGGAGCCTTCGCTGCCTCCGGGCCTGCGCGTGGCTTATGCGGAAGACACCACGCGCTTCGTGAAGATCTCGATCCAGTCGGTGCTCAAGACGCTGCTGGAGGCCATCGCGCTGGTGGTGGTCGTGATGTACCTGTTCCTGCAGAACTGGCGCGCCACGGTGATCCCGGCCATCACCGTGCCGGTGGTGCTGCTGGGCACCTTCGGCGTGCTCGCGGCCTTCGGCTACTCGATCAACGTACTCACGCTGTTCGGCATGGTGCTGGCCATCGGCTTGCTGGTGGACGACGCCATCGTGGTGGTGGAGAACGTCGAGCGCGTCATGCACGAGGAAGGGCTCGACGCGAAAGCCGCCACCATCAAGTCGATGAAGGAGATCACCGGCGCGCTGATCGGCATTGCCCTGGTGGTGTCGGCGGTGTTCCTGCCGATGACCTTCTTCGGCGGCTCGGTGGGCGTGATCTACCGGCAGTTCTCGGTGACGATCATCGCGTCGATGGCGCTGTCGGTGGTGGTGGCCATCGTGCTGATTCCGGCGCTGTGCGCGCGCTTCCTGAAGCCGGGCGTGCCGCCGCGCACGCGCGGCTTCCTGGGTGCGTTCAACCGGCGCTTCGACGCGGCGCAGGGCCGCTACGTGGGCCTGCTCGGACGCATCCTGCGCAAGCCGCTGCGCTTCACCGCCGTGTACGCCGCCATCGTGGCGGGCATGGGCCTGCTGTACCTGGGCCTGCCCGGCGGCTTCCTGCCGGAGGAAGACCAGGGCAGCGTGATGGTGCAGGTCTCGCTGCCGGCCGGCGCCACGCAGGGCCGCACCGACGCGGTGAACCGGGCGGTGGAAAAGCACTTTCTCGAAACCGAGAAGGACACCACCGACACCATCTTCACGCTGGCGGGCTGGAGCTATGCCGGCTCCGGGCAGCACACGGGCATGGCCTTCGTCTCGCTCAAGGACTGGTCGGAGCGCAAGGACCCGCAAAAGCGCGCGCAGGCCATCGTCGAACGCGCGAGCGCGGCGCTGTCGAAGCAGCAGCGCGACGCCGAGGTCTACGGCATGGTGCCGCCGCCCATCGAAGGCCTGGGACAGTCCAACGGCTTCGAGTTCTGGCTGCAGGACACCTCCGGCATGGGCGCCGACAAGCTGGTGCAAAAGCGCGAGGCGCTGGTGCGCGACGCCAACAAGGACAAGCGCCTGCAATCGGTGCGCGCCAACAGCATCGCCAACACGCCGCAGCTGCAGGTCGACATCGACCAGGTCAAGGCATCGGCCCTGCGGCTGTCGCTGGACGACGTGAACACCACGCTGGGCATTGCCTGGGGCGGCAACTACGTCAACGACTTCATCGACCGCGGGCGCGTGAAGCGCGTATACGTGCAGGCCGACGCGCCATACCGCTCGGCCCCCGAGGACATGGGCCAATGGTTCGTGCGCGGCAGCACCGGCGCGATGACGCCGTTCTCGGCCTTCGCCACCACGCGATGGTCGCAGGGGGCGTCGCAACTGGAGCGCTACAACGGCCTGCCCGCGGTGCAGATCCAGGGCACGGCCGCGCACGGCACGAGTTCCGGCACGGCGATGTCGGCGGTCGAAGCCGTCGCCAGGAAGCAGACCGGCACGGGCCACGCATGGAGCGGGTTGTCTTACCAGGAGCGCCTGTCGGGCGGGCAGGCGCCGCTGCTGTTCGCGGTGTCGATCCTGGTGGTGTTCCTGTGCCTGGCCGCGCTGTACGAGAGCTGGTCGGTGCCCTTCTCGGTGATGCTGGTGATTCCGCTGGGCGTGCTGGGCGCGGTGATTGCCGCGTCGCTGCGCGGGCTGTCGAACGACATCTACTTCCAGGTCGGCCTGCTCGCGACCATCGGGCTGTCGGCCAAGAACGCGATCCTGATCATCGAGTTCGCGGAGGCGGCACTGCGACGCGGCGTGCCGCTCCTCGACGCGGTGGCCGAGGGCGCGCGCCTGCGGCTGCGGCCGATCCTGATGACCTCGCTGGCCTTCCTGGCCGGCGTGGTGCCGCTGGCGCTGGCCACCGGCGCGGGCTCCGCGAGCCAGGTGGCCATCGGCACCGGCGTGTTCGGCGGCGTGCTGGCCGCGACGGCGCTGGGGATCTTCTTCGTGCCGCTGTTCTATCTGCTGGTGAAGCGGCTGGCGGCGCGCTGGGGCGGCAGCAGGCTAGGGGCGGAACGGGCCGCCTGA
- a CDS encoding DUF3325 domain-containing protein — protein sequence MTTSYASLLGLALAYSGMAGLGFAMDRHHEQLTSLRETPVRRRVLLRIGGWLLLIAALVPCVMAWGATVGPVAWLGFLSAGALAVALMLPYRPRGAAWLAAIAAPAGSAALALALIGALP from the coding sequence ATGACGACCTCGTATGCCTCGCTGCTCGGCCTTGCGCTGGCGTATTCAGGAATGGCCGGCCTGGGCTTTGCCATGGACCGCCACCATGAGCAGCTGACGAGCCTGCGCGAAACGCCGGTGCGTCGTCGCGTGCTGCTGCGCATCGGCGGCTGGCTGCTGCTCATTGCCGCGCTCGTGCCCTGCGTCATGGCCTGGGGTGCTACCGTCGGGCCCGTCGCGTGGCTGGGCTTTCTTTCGGCCGGCGCATTGGCGGTGGCGCTGATGCTGCCCTACCGCCCGCGCGGCGCCGCATGGCTCGCCGCCATTGCCGCCCCGGCGGGCAGCGCCGCGCTGGCCTTGGCGCTCATCGGAGCCTTGCCTTGA
- a CDS encoding FecR family protein, protein MASRTAPLLRDEERRAPRALVEHALTLIGRIHRGSPEAAHAAEAELSRWRALSPGNAEATATAQRIWNAADAGALRDQLPLPPSAAQERQSRRRVVGMLGVAGFAALAGAGGRWYWQRPVYEAAPQTGQAQLLSHALPDGSMLDLAANTALQVVLYRDRRTVRLVRGEARFAVAHDADRPFTVETDWGRVRVLGTVFTVSVRDGRMRLTVAEGRVAVWAHGQADAPPSTILQAGEAIEADANGLGPRSSVDIGEVADWKQGWLVFRNTRLPEAVARWNDYLRQPLRLADDDALREMRVTGTYQLRDPQAFLSGLGVMLPVRTARAADGATEIARRP, encoded by the coding sequence ATGGCCTCCCGCACCGCCCCCCTGCTCAGAGACGAAGAACGCCGCGCGCCGCGCGCGCTGGTGGAACACGCGCTGACGCTCATCGGCCGCATCCACCGCGGCAGCCCCGAAGCCGCGCACGCCGCCGAGGCCGAACTGAGCCGCTGGCGCGCGCTATCCCCCGGCAACGCCGAAGCCACGGCCACCGCGCAGCGCATCTGGAACGCGGCAGACGCAGGCGCCCTGCGCGACCAGCTGCCGCTGCCGCCCTCCGCCGCGCAGGAACGCCAGTCGCGCCGCCGCGTCGTCGGCATGCTGGGCGTGGCCGGTTTTGCCGCGCTGGCCGGTGCGGGCGGGCGCTGGTACTGGCAACGCCCGGTCTACGAGGCCGCGCCGCAGACCGGCCAGGCGCAACTGCTGTCGCATGCGCTGCCCGACGGCAGCATGCTCGACCTCGCGGCCAACACAGCGCTGCAAGTCGTGCTCTACCGCGACCGGCGCACCGTGCGCCTGGTTCGCGGCGAGGCGCGCTTCGCCGTGGCACACGACGCCGACCGCCCCTTCACCGTGGAGACCGACTGGGGCCGCGTGCGCGTGCTGGGCACCGTCTTCACGGTATCTGTTCGCGATGGCCGCATGCGGCTGACCGTGGCCGAAGGCCGGGTGGCGGTGTGGGCCCACGGCCAGGCCGACGCGCCGCCCTCCACCATCCTGCAGGCGGGCGAAGCCATCGAGGCCGACGCGAACGGCCTGGGCCCGCGCAGCAGCGTCGACATCGGCGAGGTGGCCGACTGGAAACAGGGCTGGCTGGTGTTCCGCAACACACGGCTGCCCGAGGCCGTCGCACGCTGGAACGACTACCTGCGCCAGCCTCTTCGGCTGGCGGACGACGACGCGCTGCGCGAGATGCGCGTCACGGGCACTTACCAGTTGCGCGATCCGCAGGCGTTTCTGAGCGGGCTGGGCGTGATGCTGCCGGTGCGCACGGCGCGCGCGGCCGACGGCGCGACGGAGATCGCACGCCGGCCTTGA
- a CDS encoding RNA polymerase sigma factor — MLERYYRELLRYFTRKAGDGDTAADVVQEAYARVLIHQDGGGTVLEPRAFLYQTGRNVLANQAARRAAETRMLDTLALVSDHSAPSVERHVGARQQLDRLVALLEDMPRKRRNAFILVRIHGLSYAQTAAHMEISEKAVERHMTRALLDCAGYGPAGD, encoded by the coding sequence GTGCTCGAGCGCTACTACAGAGAACTGTTGCGGTATTTCACCCGCAAGGCCGGCGACGGCGACACCGCCGCGGACGTCGTGCAAGAGGCCTATGCCCGCGTGCTCATTCACCAGGACGGCGGCGGCACGGTCCTCGAGCCCCGCGCCTTCCTCTACCAGACCGGACGCAACGTGCTCGCCAACCAGGCCGCGCGCCGCGCCGCCGAAACCCGCATGCTCGACACGCTCGCGCTGGTGAGCGACCACAGCGCGCCGTCCGTTGAGCGGCACGTCGGCGCGCGGCAGCAGCTCGACCGGCTGGTGGCGCTGCTCGAAGACATGCCGCGCAAACGCCGCAACGCCTTCATCCTCGTGCGCATCCACGGCCTGAGCTACGCCCAGACCGCCGCCCACATGGAAATCAGCGAGAAGGCCGTGGAGCGCCACATGACACGCGCCCTGCTCGACTGCGCCGGCTACGGGCCGGCCGGGGACTGA
- a CDS encoding Rrf2 family transcriptional regulator: MRLTTKGRFAVTAMIDIALHGRSGPVTLASISMRQRVSLSYLELLFGKLRRNDLVESTRGPGGGYSLSRKAADISVADIVLSIEEHDAESTRQRGADVPGEPGRCEIDELWATVNLRAVEFLKSISLQSLVDEQKAKGVQAAARTDSRRTPAGQPATRKPFVVDAPNSVFALGRRQQSAS, from the coding sequence ATGCGCCTCACCACCAAAGGCCGCTTCGCGGTCACGGCGATGATCGACATCGCCCTGCACGGACGTTCGGGCCCGGTCACGCTGGCGTCGATCAGCATGCGCCAGCGCGTCTCGCTGTCCTACCTGGAGTTGCTGTTCGGCAAGCTGCGCCGCAACGACCTGGTCGAATCGACACGGGGCCCGGGCGGCGGGTATTCTCTGAGCCGCAAGGCAGCGGATATTTCCGTTGCCGACATCGTCCTCTCGATCGAGGAACACGATGCGGAATCCACCCGCCAGCGCGGCGCCGACGTGCCTGGCGAACCCGGCCGCTGCGAAATCGACGAACTCTGGGCCACCGTGAACCTGCGGGCGGTCGAGTTCCTCAAGTCGATCTCGCTGCAAAGCCTGGTCGACGAACAAAAGGCCAAGGGCGTTCAAGCCGCCGCGCGGACCGACAGCCGGCGCACGCCGGCCGGCCAGCCGGCCACGCGCAAGCCTTTCGTCGTCGACGCGCCGAACTCGGTGTTCGCACTGGGACGGCGCCAGCAAAGCGCCAGCTAG
- a CDS encoding TonB-dependent siderophore receptor, translated as MTQQHHGAQRFRADSFPLAALACAVASALLVMGGTAHAQEASASPPSAPTAVSLSLPSQPLAQALGVLSRQYGTAIGGESSLLEGRTAPAVRGTVTLQQALERVLAGSGLTVVRSGASGFTVIRAAAAGTTTLAPVTVTADAEETATAHMPGYIARRNTTGSKTDTPIIETPQSISVVTADFIEATGATRLKEALAYTPGINVSPWGADSRFDWTILRGFDAQAPGYYLDGLQLRNNNGWAIWQTESYGTERVEVLRGPSSVLYGQNGPGGMINVVSKRPTEEPLHELQVQFGDNARRQIAGDFSGPLDAEGKVLYRLTGLVRDAKLPASGLPNDRTFLAPALTWKPSGDTTLTVLSHYLRVRDGSSYGSFPEVGTLLPNPNGRFSPKTYVGDPNFDRFNQDQWMLGYLLEHRLNDTFTFRQNARIGSNKVDYGQVFNQPNFVTVDPDNADSPANYRVLSRFPFASKEKSRIASIDNQLQARLHWGDWQHTLLFGLDYQRSRNDQRTSNSGTVPDIDGYLPVHEGFVTTADPWFDARTTLSQTGFYMQDQIKWGDWVATLGGRYDSARAVSYSHIDGSTTRVSDHKFTSRAGLVYLHPSGWAPYFSYSESFSPTVTIDPQTQQPLKPETGRQYEVGVRYQPAGRKDKYSAAVFDLRRQNYITYDADFVPKQTGEILVRGLELEASFEPMPRMNVTAAYTYTPKAVVTASSTASDIGKQMQAVSRNQLSVWADYRFSNGVKTGLGVRFMGSNRGYQESTKVPVPSYAVFDALVGYDFERWNLALNLRNLGNKTYVANCSSGSCYYGEPRKVLVTATYRW; from the coding sequence ATGACCCAGCAGCACCACGGCGCGCAACGCTTCCGCGCCGATTCCTTTCCCCTTGCGGCGCTCGCCTGCGCCGTCGCTTCAGCCTTGCTCGTGATGGGCGGCACGGCGCATGCGCAGGAGGCGAGCGCGTCGCCGCCGTCGGCGCCCACGGCCGTTTCTTTGTCGCTGCCCTCGCAGCCCCTGGCACAGGCCCTGGGCGTGCTCTCGCGGCAGTACGGCACCGCCATCGGCGGCGAGAGCTCGCTGCTCGAAGGCCGCACCGCGCCCGCCGTGCGTGGCACCGTCACGCTGCAGCAGGCGCTCGAGCGCGTGCTCGCGGGCAGCGGCCTCACCGTCGTGCGCAGCGGCGCCTCGGGCTTCACCGTGATCCGTGCCGCCGCGGCAGGCACCACCACCCTGGCCCCGGTCACGGTGACGGCCGACGCCGAGGAAACCGCGACCGCCCACATGCCGGGCTACATCGCGCGGCGCAACACCACCGGCAGCAAGACCGACACGCCCATCATCGAGACGCCGCAGTCGATCTCGGTGGTGACGGCCGACTTCATCGAGGCGACCGGTGCCACGCGGCTGAAGGAAGCGCTGGCCTATACGCCGGGCATCAACGTGTCGCCGTGGGGAGCGGACTCGCGCTTCGACTGGACCATCCTGCGCGGCTTCGACGCGCAGGCACCCGGCTACTACCTCGACGGGCTGCAGCTGCGCAACAACAACGGCTGGGCCATCTGGCAGACCGAGAGCTACGGGACCGAGCGGGTCGAGGTGCTGCGCGGCCCCAGCTCGGTGCTGTACGGACAGAACGGGCCGGGCGGCATGATCAACGTTGTCAGCAAGCGCCCCACCGAGGAACCGCTGCACGAGCTGCAGGTGCAGTTCGGCGACAACGCGCGCCGGCAGATCGCGGGCGATTTCTCGGGCCCGCTGGATGCAGAGGGCAAGGTGCTCTACCGCCTCACGGGGCTGGTGCGCGACGCAAAGCTGCCGGCCAGCGGCCTGCCGAACGACCGCACATTCCTCGCGCCCGCGCTCACCTGGAAGCCCTCCGGCGACACCACGCTCACGGTGCTGTCGCACTACCTGCGCGTTCGCGACGGCAGCTCGTACGGCAGCTTTCCCGAAGTGGGCACGCTGCTGCCCAACCCCAACGGCCGGTTCTCGCCCAAGACCTATGTCGGAGACCCCAACTTCGACCGCTTCAACCAGGACCAGTGGATGCTCGGCTACCTGCTCGAGCACCGCCTGAACGACACCTTCACTTTCCGCCAGAACGCGCGCATCGGCTCGAACAAGGTCGACTACGGGCAGGTCTTCAACCAGCCGAACTTCGTCACCGTCGACCCCGACAACGCCGACAGCCCGGCCAACTATCGGGTGCTGAGCCGCTTCCCCTTCGCGAGCAAGGAAAAGTCGCGCATCGCCTCCATCGACAACCAGCTGCAGGCCAGGCTGCACTGGGGCGACTGGCAGCACACGCTGCTGTTCGGGCTCGACTACCAGCGCTCGCGCAACGACCAGCGCACGTCCAACAGCGGCACGGTGCCCGACATCGACGGCTACCTGCCGGTGCACGAAGGCTTCGTGACCACCGCCGACCCGTGGTTCGACGCGCGCACCACGCTGTCGCAGACCGGCTTCTACATGCAGGACCAGATCAAGTGGGGCGACTGGGTCGCCACGCTGGGCGGGCGTTACGACAGCGCCAGGGCCGTGTCGTACAGCCACATCGACGGCAGCACCACGCGCGTTTCTGACCACAAGTTCACCAGCCGCGCGGGGCTGGTCTACCTGCACCCGAGCGGATGGGCGCCGTACTTCAGCTACTCCGAATCGTTCTCGCCCACGGTCACCATCGATCCGCAGACGCAGCAGCCGCTGAAGCCCGAGACGGGCCGGCAGTACGAGGTGGGCGTGCGCTACCAGCCGGCGGGCCGCAAGGACAAATACAGCGCCGCCGTCTTCGACCTGCGCCGCCAGAACTACATCACCTACGACGCCGACTTCGTGCCCAAGCAGACCGGCGAGATCCTGGTGCGCGGGCTGGAGCTGGAAGCATCGTTCGAGCCGATGCCGCGCATGAACGTCACGGCCGCCTACACCTACACGCCGAAAGCCGTCGTCACCGCCAGCAGCACGGCGAGCGACATCGGCAAGCAGATGCAGGCGGTGTCGCGCAACCAGCTGTCGGTGTGGGCCGACTATCGCTTTTCCAACGGCGTGAAGACGGGTCTGGGCGTGCGCTTCATGGGATCGAACCGGGGCTACCAGGAAAGCACGAAGGTGCCGGTGCCGTCATACGCGGTGTTCGACGCGCTGGTGGGCTACGACTTCGAGCGCTGGAACCTCGCGCTCAACCTGCGCAACCTGGGGAACAAGACCTATGTGGCGAACTGCAGTTCAGGCAGCTGCTACTACGGCGAGCCACGCAAGGTGCTGGTGACGGCGACCTACCGCTGGTAA
- a CDS encoding efflux RND transporter periplasmic adaptor subunit, whose amino-acid sequence MTSKFLFPLSLLSVIVLAACGAKQPPAAETPPPEVGVVTLHASDVPVRTELAGRTAAFRVSEVRPQVNGIVRKRLFEEGSMVRAGQVLYEIEPGPFEAAHEQARAALATSQASIASLRGKASRFGELIKANAVSRQEHEEAQAALVQAEAGVKAAQAAVKAARINLGFTRITAPIAGRIGRSSVTEGALVVPGQTAALATIQRLDPIYVDVVQSSLELTRLKRRFISGDMAPASTQVGLRMEDGLPYSHTGTLKFSEVAVDPATGSVTLRAEFPNPQGLLLPGMYVRAQVESGVERQAILAPQRGVARNEKGEPTALVVGAGDKVELRALELRTTSGDQWIVSKGLREGDRLVVDGLQRAHPGDKVKPVPVTAAPAATASSAD is encoded by the coding sequence ATGACCTCCAAGTTCCTGTTTCCCCTCTCGCTGCTTTCCGTGATCGTGCTCGCCGCATGCGGCGCCAAGCAGCCTCCCGCCGCCGAGACTCCGCCGCCCGAAGTCGGCGTGGTGACGCTGCACGCGTCCGACGTGCCGGTGCGCACCGAACTGGCGGGCCGTACGGCCGCGTTCCGGGTGTCCGAAGTGCGCCCGCAGGTCAACGGCATCGTGCGCAAGCGTCTGTTCGAGGAAGGCAGCATGGTCCGTGCGGGCCAGGTGCTGTACGAGATCGAACCCGGTCCGTTCGAGGCCGCGCACGAGCAGGCACGGGCCGCGCTCGCCACCTCGCAGGCCAGCATCGCGAGCCTGCGCGGCAAGGCCTCGCGCTTCGGCGAACTGATCAAGGCCAACGCGGTGAGCCGCCAGGAGCATGAAGAAGCACAGGCCGCACTGGTTCAGGCCGAAGCCGGCGTGAAGGCCGCGCAGGCGGCGGTGAAGGCGGCGCGCATCAACCTCGGCTTCACCCGCATCACCGCGCCCATCGCGGGGCGCATCGGACGCTCCAGCGTGACAGAAGGCGCGCTGGTGGTGCCGGGCCAGACGGCGGCGCTGGCCACCATCCAGCGGCTGGACCCGATCTACGTCGACGTGGTGCAGTCGAGCCTGGAGCTGACGCGCCTCAAGCGCCGCTTCATCTCTGGCGACATGGCGCCCGCCAGCACGCAGGTCGGCCTGCGCATGGAAGACGGCCTGCCCTATTCGCACACCGGCACCCTGAAGTTCTCCGAGGTCGCGGTCGATCCGGCCACGGGCTCGGTCACGCTGCGCGCGGAGTTCCCGAATCCGCAGGGGCTGCTGCTGCCCGGCATGTACGTGCGCGCGCAGGTCGAGTCCGGCGTGGAGCGGCAGGCCATCCTCGCGCCGCAGCGCGGCGTGGCACGCAACGAGAAGGGCGAGCCCACGGCGCTGGTGGTCGGCGCGGGCGACAAGGTCGAGCTGCGTGCGCTCGAATTGCGCACCACCTCGGGCGACCAGTGGATCGTGAGCAAGGGCCTGCGCGAAGGCGACCGCCTGGTGGTCGACGGGCTGCAGCGCGCCCACCCCGGAGACAAGGTCAAGCCCGTGCCGGTGACGGCAGCGCCTGCCGCCACGGCTTCTTCCGCAGATTGA
- a CDS encoding Bax inhibitor-1/YccA family protein yields the protein MNNSSPVYASLDLPLASPQERNRVLRNTYWLLALSMVPTVLGAWIGVSTGFSRAMSPGIGLMVFLGGAFGFMYAIEKTKESAAGVPVLLAFTFFMGLMLSRLVGTVLGLQNGASLVMTAFAGTGAIFLGMATLSSVIKRDLSGMGKWLFIGAILLLVAGIANFFLKSSALMMTLSVLAIGIFSAFILHDLKRVKDGLETNYISATLGVYLSIYNVFQSLLALLGIAGGRDE from the coding sequence ATGAACAACAGCTCTCCCGTCTACGCCAGCCTCGACCTGCCGCTGGCCTCCCCCCAGGAACGCAACCGCGTCCTGCGCAACACCTATTGGCTGCTCGCGCTGTCGATGGTGCCCACCGTGCTCGGCGCCTGGATCGGCGTTTCCACCGGTTTCTCGCGCGCGATGTCGCCGGGCATCGGCCTGATGGTGTTCCTCGGCGGCGCCTTCGGCTTCATGTACGCCATCGAGAAAACCAAGGAATCGGCCGCCGGCGTGCCGGTGCTGCTGGCCTTCACCTTCTTCATGGGCCTGATGCTGTCGCGCCTGGTCGGCACGGTGCTCGGCCTGCAGAACGGCGCCAGCCTGGTCATGACGGCCTTTGCCGGCACCGGCGCGATCTTCCTGGGCATGGCGACGCTGTCGTCGGTCATCAAGCGCGACCTGTCGGGCATGGGCAAGTGGCTCTTCATCGGCGCCATCCTGCTGCTGGTGGCGGGCATCGCCAACTTCTTCCTGAAGTCGAGCGCGCTGATGATGACGCTGTCGGTGCTGGCCATCGGCATCTTCTCGGCCTTCATCCTGCACGACCTCAAGCGTGTGAAGGACGGCCTGGAGACCAACTACATCTCCGCCACGCTGGGCGTGTACCTCAGCATCTACAACGTGTTCCAGTCGCTGCTGGCCCTTCTGGGCATTGCCGGCGGCCGGGACGAGTAA